A segment of the Fibrobacter succinogenes subsp. succinogenes S85 genome:
AACTGCGCGAGCTGCTTTTTTTGGGGTAATCGTGCTAAATGAATGTGAAAATCGAACATAATAGCCCCCTATATCTTTAAAATACAAAGAATTTATGGAAAAACAAAATTATTTGCTTGTTTTTTGGGGTAAAAAAGCCTAGTTTAAGTTTGTTGGTGCGCCAACCCAAGTTTTTTATCACCTCATTAAAGGAGTCGCTATGCGCGATTTACTCGAAAAAGCTCTGAATAAAGGTTTGACTGTCTGCTTTACATCCGAAAATGGCTTTGATGTCATTCGAATTTCTTCCGGTAACGAAGTTGTTGCAAGTTGCAGTCTTGGATCGAACAGCTTCCGTGCTTCGGTCGAAGAATCTCTCCAGGCGCTTTTGCTTGACCTGGAACGCAAGGGCTTCTAGCGGACTTGCCGCATTATCTGTCGGCAGTAGACAGTAGGCAGTAATTGCAAAAGAAATCCTGCGAGGTCATCGCAGGATTTCTTTTATGGCTTTTGAGCAAAACTAGTCTTTTACGCAGCGGACGTTTTGCAAGTCCGTTTTGTGACATGCGTAACCAGAAGTGTTTGCGTAATCGTCGTTGAAATTGGCTATGGTTGAAGTCCAGAATTGCATTTGGAAATAGTCCATTCCAAAATCTTTATATAACAGTTTGTTTAAGTCTGGATCTTCAATTTTTTTGAACCTGGTATGCTTTAAAAGACATTCCCCTTCATAAACGGTATAGGGGTTGATTGATTCCATAAAGTCCTCTATTTCGTTATTGTCGGGTAAATGCCAACCTGAGGGACATGCGATTAAAGCTTGATTCCAGGTGTAGAATTTTCCATAGTTTTTACAAGTGGCTTCATGTTCTTTGCAGTAAGTGTCGTCTATGCTGTATTTGTTTTTACAACTTACAGGGCTTCCGATAAGTGGATGTTTGCAAGAATAATCAGAAGATTTTTTGCATTCATCTTCATATTCTTCGTCATCATCATTTTCTTCGTTTAATCTACATGCAGCATTTGTATCCACAACGTCAAATACGTAATTTAAGTTTTGGTCCATCCATGTTTTGCCGTTGATAACAACGGTTTTGTATGTTTGTCCGTCGCGTTCATCTGTAAATTCACCGTATTCAAATTCTGGCAAGGCGGGCGAGGTTGGCTCTGGCGGGTCAACCCAATCAACTCCTGCGGGCTCGTCTCTTAAGCAACGAAGCGAACACATGTACCAATGATATTCTTCAGTAAAATCAACTACTTCATACTCTTCTCTATAGCTGATGGCATAGTCTGCATCTATTGCGATATTCCAAGTGAGCGTATCTACTGTTGTTAAAAATTTTCCCTGTGGATTCAATTCGTAATCAAATGTAAAACCATTCATCCCGTCACCCCAATATACTACATTATATCCAGTAGGGATTGCAGCAAAGCCGAATTCATCAGTGCCGTTATCAAAGATCCATCCGGATTGTTTCGCTTTAAGTTTTTTGGATGTTCCGCATTTTCCGCCTATCGCTCTAGTCAATTGTTCAATTTCGGTTGG
Coding sequences within it:
- a CDS encoding FISUMP domain-containing protein is translated as MKLLRTLAVAATLALVACGDENAVALNEPPVSSQEDSSSSSDVIETSSCSETVVTSSSSQTPSTEISNGSIITDGQVIDLRDGRTYKTTVIGNQVWMAENLKLDVTQYVDDGAYKDEYNFYDALWSGVRSREISDTSEHFYPWDIAIDTAGIFGSSAKGCDHETPCDLTGMVRGICPEGFHVPNPTEIEQLTRAIGGKCGTSKKLKAKQSGWIFDNGTDEFGFAAIPTGYNVVYWGDGMNGFTFDYELNPQGKFLTTVDTLTWNIAIDADYAISYREEYEVVDFTEEYHWYMCSLRCLRDEPAGVDWVDPPEPTSPALPEFEYGEFTDERDGQTYKTVVINGKTWMDQNLNYVFDVVDTNAACRLNEENDDDEEYEDECKKSSDYSCKHPLIGSPVSCKNKYSIDDTYCKEHEATCKNYGKFYTWNQALIACPSGWHLPDNNEIEDFMESINPYTVYEGECLLKHTRFKKIEDPDLNKLLYKDFGMDYFQMQFWTSTIANFNDDYANTSGYACHKTDLQNVRCVKD